In Canis aureus isolate CA01 chromosome 6, VMU_Caureus_v.1.0, whole genome shotgun sequence, one genomic interval encodes:
- the G0S2 gene encoding G0/G1 switch protein 2 has translation MESVQELIPLAQELVARRPGRKLVKLYVLGSVLAFLGVVIGLVGTVCGPFTAAGRRRDEEALVAELRAVQPRLQGGKPRGAVPCGRALSYRPPAS, from the coding sequence ATGGAATCGGTGCAGGAGCTGATCCCGCTGGCCCAGGAGCTGGTGGCCCGGAGGCCGGGTCGGAAGCTGGTGAAGCTGTACGTGCTGGGCAGCGTGCTGGCCTTCCTGGGCGTGGTGATCGGCCTGGTGGGGACCGTGTGCGGCCCGTTCACGGCCGCCGGCCGCCGGCGGGACGAGGAGGCGTTGGTGGCGGAGCTGCGGGCAGTGCAGCCCCGGCTGCAGGGAGGCAAGCCGCGGGGGGCCGTGCCCTGCGGCCGCGCGCTCTCCTACCGGCCCCCCGCCTCCTAG